The following proteins are encoded in a genomic region of Desulfosporosinus youngiae DSM 17734:
- a CDS encoding GNAT family N-acetyltransferase, translating to MSMDIQLAEKKHEQAIFECVSMAYSMYIERMGKKPAPMLSDYSKLIEKNAVYIAIDLEEFMGMIVFFPKGNSLFIENVAVHPDFQGKGIGRKLIEFALNFAQKAGLQEVNLYTNELMTENIRYYLGLGFVEVGRRLEDGYRRVYFVKSL from the coding sequence ATGAGTATGGATATTCAGCTTGCTGAAAAGAAACATGAACAGGCCATTTTTGAATGTGTAAGTATGGCTTATAGTATGTACATTGAAAGAATGGGTAAAAAGCCCGCTCCTATGCTTTCGGATTATTCTAAACTTATTGAGAAGAATGCTGTTTATATAGCAATAGATTTGGAAGAATTTATGGGCATGATTGTCTTTTTTCCCAAAGGGAATTCCCTGTTTATCGAAAATGTAGCGGTTCATCCAGATTTCCAGGGAAAAGGAATTGGACGTAAATTAATTGAGTTTGCTTTAAATTTTGCCCAAAAAGCGGGTTTGCAAGAAGTCAATCTTTATACAAATGAGTTAATGACTGAAAATATCAGGTATTATCTTGGGCTGGGGTTTGTCGAAGTGGGACGCCGATTAGAAGATGGTTACAGACGAGTGTATTTTGTAAAATCTTTATGA
- a CDS encoding anti-sigma factor, whose product MGDKLNDNELDQIFDEDKLDRAIKKGKQKSTKRTVLISLLVACLAFLLITAGNAALTINMSNKTFQTMSAYIELTVPNGYISKSVDTFGFLGGRSNYTISRTIGNKPAVLEERVQPFGLLPQFIMTRGRGGGHSAGDWPSTYWEFGYNKMIFFHPQITYKEYKNDLANLSQIGNDKLIEVGLSFDKPYTISELANILPGVNISWCWIDSFTKDEMNRYKKEAEKYDAKATFISEFDTLGFNLRPSADNENFGTDYNSFLYNLKISSNQKFLAILDSLTTKGYTDPSKVPILGAIVYGTKDQLESLLGNSHIKASSFGVITEKY is encoded by the coding sequence ATGGGAGATAAATTGAATGATAATGAGTTAGACCAAATTTTCGATGAGGATAAATTAGACAGAGCCATCAAAAAAGGCAAACAAAAATCCACTAAACGAACGGTTCTTATTTCCTTACTTGTAGCTTGCTTGGCTTTTCTTCTTATTACAGCGGGAAATGCTGCCTTGACCATTAACATGAGTAATAAAACCTTTCAGACTATGAGTGCTTATATCGAGCTCACGGTTCCCAACGGCTATATTAGCAAGTCAGTGGATACCTTTGGTTTCTTAGGAGGCAGAAGTAATTACACTATCAGCCGAACCATAGGGAATAAACCTGCCGTTTTAGAAGAACGGGTACAGCCTTTTGGCCTTTTGCCTCAATTTATTATGACAAGAGGGCGGGGAGGCGGTCATTCGGCCGGCGATTGGCCTTCAACTTATTGGGAATTTGGTTATAATAAGATGATTTTTTTTCATCCCCAAATTACCTATAAAGAATATAAGAACGATTTGGCAAACCTAAGTCAAATCGGCAATGACAAACTCATTGAGGTTGGCTTATCCTTTGATAAGCCCTACACTATTTCTGAATTAGCCAATATACTCCCTGGTGTTAATATAAGCTGGTGCTGGATAGATAGCTTTACGAAAGATGAGATGAACCGCTATAAGAAAGAGGCTGAAAAATACGATGCTAAAGCCACCTTTATAAGTGAGTTCGATACTTTAGGTTTTAATCTAAGACCATCTGCGGACAATGAAAACTTCGGAACCGACTACAATAGTTTTCTTTATAATTTAAAAATCAGCAGCAACCAGAAATTCCTGGCCATCTTAGACAGCTTAACTACTAAAGGTTATACAGATCCCTCGAAGGTTCCTATCCTGGGAGCTATAGTTTATGGCACAAAGGATCAGCTTGAATCTCTGCTTGGGAATTCCCATATAAAGGCTTCTTCATTTGGGGTAATTACTGAAAAATATTAA
- a CDS encoding RNA polymerase sigma factor has product MSKDVLTNLYSKQASIIYSYLLKHGCRKEVAEEIVQDSFVKAIEHFHAVEPEKLSAWVFKVALNNYRNYLKKASVREELLIDETHFLKKIAKDNALEDILLLEEKATEIHDCLNSLKESYKELLILKYEMELSYKEIGKMLALPDQTVKTYLFRARTAFKRVWRDHHGR; this is encoded by the coding sequence ATGAGCAAAGATGTTCTAACTAATTTGTATAGTAAACAAGCTTCAATTATTTATAGCTACTTATTAAAACACGGTTGCCGCAAGGAAGTTGCCGAAGAAATTGTTCAAGATAGTTTTGTTAAGGCAATCGAACACTTTCATGCTGTAGAACCGGAGAAGCTATCAGCATGGGTTTTTAAGGTTGCTCTGAATAATTACCGAAATTATCTAAAGAAAGCTTCTGTCAGAGAAGAACTGCTAATTGATGAGACTCATTTTTTGAAAAAAATAGCGAAGGATAATGCGCTCGAAGATATTCTTTTGCTGGAAGAAAAGGCAACGGAAATTCATGACTGTCTAAATAGCTTAAAAGAAAGTTACAAGGAACTCTTAATCCTGAAATATGAAATGGAATTAAGTTACAAGGAAATCGGAAAGATGTTAGCTCTTCCGGATCAGACGGTTAAGACCTATTTATTTAGGGCCAGAACAGCATTTAAAAGGGTGTGGAGGGATCACCATGGGAGATAA
- a CDS encoding NAD(P)/FAD-dependent oxidoreductase, producing MTSIKKRILIIGGGASGILAAITAARNGAEVILLERNPRIGKKLLATGNGRCNYTNVNVDVSCYHGHHPHFVKGVLGAFGVQETLDFFEQLGIVPKIEEFGKIFPMSGQASSILDVLMYELNEAGVSIVCNAYVRSIRKEKNRFILTFEDDTEITGDIVILAAGGKALPSSGSDGSSYSMARELGHTITELFPALVQLKLEGGFFRQIEGVKFFGTAEIIHKGKMLARNSGDILFANYGVSGPPILQISREAGKLLQEHQEVFLRLTILDSMNREELRNLLIKRFNFMPQKTIAFSLVGLVNKRLIPVILKEAGFTDIKRSVASLNVQEREKILEVLQDWRFLIRGTKSWPSAQVTAGGIDTKKINPETMESRIVKGLYFAGEIIDVDGLCGGFNLQWAWSSGYVAGKNAAI from the coding sequence ATGACTTCTATAAAAAAACGTATACTTATTATTGGAGGCGGTGCCTCCGGGATATTAGCCGCGATCACTGCTGCCAGGAATGGAGCCGAAGTTATCCTTTTGGAGAGAAATCCCCGCATTGGCAAAAAGCTCCTGGCGACCGGCAATGGTCGCTGTAATTATACCAACGTGAATGTTGATGTTTCTTGTTATCATGGGCATCATCCCCATTTTGTCAAAGGCGTACTAGGGGCATTTGGCGTTCAGGAAACTTTGGATTTCTTTGAACAATTGGGGATCGTTCCTAAGATTGAGGAATTTGGTAAAATCTTTCCTATGTCAGGCCAGGCCTCCAGTATTTTGGATGTACTAATGTATGAACTGAATGAAGCAGGAGTCAGTATTGTCTGCAATGCCTATGTGCGCAGTATCCGTAAAGAGAAAAACCGCTTCATTTTAACCTTTGAGGATGATACCGAAATTACCGGAGATATTGTGATCCTTGCAGCAGGCGGTAAAGCTCTGCCTTCAAGTGGTTCAGATGGCAGCAGTTATAGTATGGCTAGAGAACTTGGCCATACTATAACCGAACTATTTCCTGCTCTTGTCCAACTCAAGCTGGAAGGTGGATTTTTCAGGCAAATCGAAGGGGTGAAATTTTTTGGCACTGCGGAAATTATCCATAAGGGTAAAATGTTAGCCAGGAACAGCGGCGATATTCTCTTTGCCAATTATGGTGTCTCAGGTCCGCCAATTTTACAAATCAGCCGGGAAGCCGGTAAACTTTTACAGGAACACCAAGAAGTCTTTTTGCGCTTAACGATTTTGGATAGTATGAACAGAGAAGAACTACGAAACCTTCTTATTAAACGGTTTAATTTCATGCCTCAAAAAACAATCGCCTTTAGTTTAGTAGGTCTTGTTAATAAACGTCTCATCCCGGTAATACTTAAAGAAGCCGGATTTACAGATATAAAACGTTCGGTTGCCAGTCTGAACGTTCAGGAAAGGGAAAAAATTCTTGAGGTTCTGCAGGATTGGCGTTTCTTAATCCGTGGAACTAAAAGCTGGCCCAGCGCTCAAGTCACTGCAGGAGGGATTGACACGAAAAAAATAAACCCTGAAACTATGGAATCCAGGATTGTTAAAGGATTGTATTTTGCCGGTGAAATCATCGATGTCGATGGGTTGTGCGGCGGGTTTAATTTGCAGTGGGCTTGGTCTTCCGGATATGTCGCAGGGAAAAATGCAGCGATTTAA
- a CDS encoding radical SAM protein — MKISKKDALFWFEFFAILPEEEEVMAKQQEIIYATFAQIEAAIDHRNDILMSEIKGLKTLQNRTFFVGDESKFSKGCRSCLLGTGLSAVRKTNKCNLECKFCYHYGELDNISPVGEGMWEIGDTKFYVKDIDLLLSIQQKPTGISYVYLEPFMEIEKYYPVIKKFSDAGIHQHLYTNGTLATEETLKALGEAGLDELRFNLGASNCSDKVIKNMLIAKKYIENVGIETPMTPEFFETFFKKKQAILETKPDFINCAELHLNANNIDNYYGENMYISRHGYISPIWSRELTLKFMNIAVEESWDLAVHDCSNYTKFARGLNFSGNEGKWVGSSNYTCAFFRIPYEVFLPILRDDNFQFLSEEELPAGYRPGELVF, encoded by the coding sequence ATGAAAATTTCCAAGAAAGATGCGTTGTTTTGGTTTGAATTCTTTGCAATCTTGCCAGAGGAAGAGGAAGTCATGGCAAAACAACAAGAAATCATTTACGCTACCTTTGCCCAAATTGAGGCTGCCATTGATCATAGAAATGATATCTTAATGTCGGAAATCAAAGGTTTGAAAACTTTGCAGAATAGAACTTTTTTTGTGGGAGATGAAAGTAAATTCTCCAAAGGATGTCGTTCTTGTCTGTTGGGAACCGGTTTGAGTGCCGTCAGAAAAACAAACAAATGTAACTTAGAGTGTAAGTTCTGTTATCATTATGGAGAACTGGACAATATTTCTCCCGTTGGCGAAGGCATGTGGGAAATCGGGGACACAAAATTTTATGTGAAAGACATTGATTTGCTTCTTTCCATCCAACAGAAACCCACGGGCATTTCCTATGTTTATTTAGAGCCATTCATGGAAATTGAAAAGTACTATCCGGTTATCAAGAAATTCAGTGATGCAGGGATTCATCAACATCTCTATACAAATGGCACTTTAGCTACGGAAGAGACCTTGAAAGCTTTAGGTGAAGCCGGCCTTGACGAATTGCGTTTCAACCTGGGTGCTTCGAATTGTTCGGATAAAGTCATAAAGAATATGTTGATAGCGAAAAAATATATTGAAAATGTAGGTATTGAAACGCCAATGACCCCCGAGTTCTTCGAAACCTTTTTCAAGAAGAAGCAAGCGATCTTAGAGACAAAACCCGATTTTATCAATTGTGCGGAACTGCACCTAAATGCTAATAACATAGATAATTATTACGGGGAAAACATGTATATTTCCAGACATGGCTATATATCCCCGATTTGGAGCAGGGAGTTAACTCTGAAATTCATGAACATAGCCGTTGAAGAAAGCTGGGATTTAGCGGTTCATGATTGCTCAAATTATACGAAATTTGCCAGAGGTTTGAATTTCAGCGGCAATGAGGGTAAGTGGGTCGGATCCAGTAATTATACCTGTGCGTTTTTCAGGATACCCTACGAAGTATTTTTACCCATACTGCGTGATGACAATTTTCAATTTTTAAGTGAAGAGGAATTGCCTGCCGGTTATAGACCAGGAGAGCTGGTTTTTTAG
- a CDS encoding DUF3102 domain-containing protein: MGEPTTIERTPQIIAAEINKLKQQTYKIMLTNAMEIGKRLKEAKALFSHGEWGKWLVESVSYSQRTANRLMQLFEEYGDKLFADSNDDRSNSSAQMNLTYYQAVILLGLPEDEREEFILQHDVEAMSTRELKQALKEQNQTASGIEQAQGMLTPNNLGEIKIEYRTVNKTDKSISRPKTEASQAFTKQYEEKCTACCRTIADTYQELLVALGQLARLDAAVKEKCSKDASSLAEYMVERLKEWPPVPKTNMKSVETYATYERW; the protein is encoded by the coding sequence ATGGGAGAACCCACTACCATCGAGCGAACACCGCAGATCATTGCCGCTGAGATCAATAAGCTTAAACAACAGACCTATAAAATCATGCTTACCAATGCCATGGAGATCGGCAAGCGCCTGAAAGAGGCTAAAGCCTTGTTCTCCCATGGAGAATGGGGAAAATGGCTGGTGGAATCAGTGAGCTATTCCCAGCGCACAGCCAACAGGCTGATGCAGCTCTTTGAAGAATATGGAGATAAGCTATTTGCTGACAGTAATGACGACAGGTCAAATTCGTCTGCGCAGATGAATTTGACCTACTACCAAGCCGTTATTCTGCTGGGGCTTCCTGAAGATGAGCGGGAGGAATTTATCCTGCAGCATGATGTTGAAGCAATGAGCACGCGCGAGCTGAAACAGGCTCTCAAAGAACAGAACCAAACTGCTTCGGGGATAGAGCAGGCTCAAGGGATGCTCACGCCCAATAATCTCGGAGAGATCAAAATCGAGTATCGAACCGTTAATAAAACCGATAAATCAATAAGCAGGCCAAAAACTGAAGCTTCTCAAGCCTTTACCAAACAGTATGAAGAAAAATGCACCGCTTGCTGCCGAACCATCGCCGATACTTACCAGGAACTGCTGGTAGCTCTCGGCCAGCTGGCCAGACTTGACGCGGCGGTGAAGGAAAAATGCAGTAAGGACGCGAGCAGTCTTGCTGAGTATATGGTGGAAAGACTTAAAGAGTGGCCGCCTGTTCCTAAGACGAACATGAAGTCCGTTGAAACGTATGCCACTTATGAAAGGTGGTAA
- a CDS encoding 3' terminal RNA ribose 2'-O-methyltransferase Hen1 codes for MLLSITTTREPATDLGYLLHKNPARLHSVPLSFGTAHIFYSEATPQRCTANLLLDINPVDLARTKQAAGEDIAYVNDRPYAASSFLSTAIAKVFGTALSGRCKDKPELAVSPIMLEVTITTLPCLEGEELIRRLFIPLGYDLDITSYKLDERFPEWGESPYYTVTIRGRKCIKELLAHLYVLIPVLDEEKHYWINQDEIDVLLRRGEGWLARHPERELIAARFLKRQRTLTDRALQRLMNGEGAEHSHNQLPGRGSAQKEEAWEESLSLREQRIRAIVAVLKEVGAKTVADLGCGEGNLLKVLLADKDFTALTGMDVSYRTLEKAHKKLKLEDMPSVQKERLQLFQGSLLYRDKRLQGYDAVVVSEVIEHLDEDRLKTFIRHVFGFLRPPALVITTPNREYNVNYPQLPAGEFRHADHRFEWSRSEFRHWAESAAKQYGYTVSIKPVGSLDPKTGAPTQLGVFSR; via the coding sequence ATGCTTCTTAGCATCACAACCACTCGTGAACCGGCTACTGATCTCGGTTATCTGTTACATAAAAATCCGGCCAGACTTCATTCCGTCCCGCTATCCTTTGGGACGGCTCATATCTTTTATTCCGAGGCAACGCCCCAGCGCTGTACAGCTAACCTGCTGCTGGATATCAATCCGGTGGATTTAGCCAGAACCAAACAGGCTGCCGGGGAAGACATTGCCTATGTTAATGACCGGCCCTATGCGGCCTCATCTTTTCTGAGTACAGCAATTGCCAAAGTCTTTGGTACGGCTTTGTCCGGGCGATGTAAGGACAAGCCTGAATTAGCAGTATCCCCCATAATGCTTGAGGTGACAATTACCACTCTGCCGTGCCTGGAGGGGGAAGAGCTAATCCGGCGCTTGTTTATTCCCCTTGGCTACGATTTGGATATCACATCCTATAAACTCGATGAACGATTTCCGGAATGGGGAGAAAGCCCCTATTACACTGTTACAATCCGGGGCAGGAAGTGTATCAAGGAATTGTTAGCTCACCTATATGTCCTGATTCCGGTGCTTGATGAGGAAAAACACTACTGGATTAATCAAGATGAAATAGATGTACTGCTTAGGCGGGGTGAAGGCTGGCTGGCCCGGCATCCCGAACGGGAATTGATTGCCGCCCGCTTTCTTAAGAGGCAGCGCACCCTGACGGATCGGGCTTTACAGCGGTTAATGAATGGAGAGGGAGCAGAACATTCCCATAACCAGCTCCCCGGGCGGGGCTCAGCTCAAAAGGAAGAGGCTTGGGAGGAAAGCCTTAGTCTGCGGGAGCAACGGATCAGAGCTATCGTTGCAGTGCTAAAAGAGGTTGGGGCCAAGACGGTTGCTGATTTAGGCTGCGGTGAAGGCAACTTGCTCAAGGTTCTCCTTGCGGACAAGGATTTTACAGCGCTGACAGGCATGGATGTATCCTACAGGACCCTGGAAAAGGCTCATAAAAAGCTGAAGTTGGAGGATATGCCCTCAGTCCAAAAAGAGCGGCTGCAATTGTTCCAAGGAAGCTTGCTTTACCGGGATAAACGTCTGCAGGGGTATGATGCCGTCGTTGTCAGCGAAGTTATCGAGCATCTGGATGAAGACAGGCTGAAGACATTTATCCGGCATGTATTCGGGTTTCTGCGTCCGCCTGCGCTGGTTATCACCACACCCAACCGGGAGTACAACGTGAATTACCCCCAATTGCCGGCGGGGGAATTCCGCCACGCAGATCACCGTTTTGAATGGAGCCGTTCTGAGTTCAGACACTGGGCCGAGTCTGCTGCGAAGCAGTATGGCTATACTGTGAGCATCAAACCCGTGGGCTCCCTTGATCCCAAGACCGGAGCACCAACACAACTGGGGGTATTCAGCCGATGA